In the genome of Xiphophorus hellerii strain 12219 chromosome 14, Xiphophorus_hellerii-4.1, whole genome shotgun sequence, the window attcagttcatattaaacttgttttggttttttttcgcTATGATGACGACTTTCCTGCCATTCGTAGTTTCCACCAGAGGTCTTAAGGACCAAAGATGGCCAAATCTTCCTTGGATGTCTGAGCGAATTTTAAAACCTTTCTAATTGtacaatcatttatttatacGTCATAactaaagatttatttatttgtcttttaaggAATAATGATGTGGCAtcaaagcagctgctgcagtgaAAACCTTCAGGTTAgtattgtgataaaacattaTCAGGTGTCTGATTGGTCGCTGTGATGACGACTTTCCTGCCATTCGTAGTTTCCACCAGAGGTCTTAAGGACCAAAGATGGCCAAATCTTCCTTGGATGTCTGAGCgaattttaaaacctttttaattgtacaatcatttatttatacGTCATAACTAAAGATTTATTCATTTGTCTTTTAAGGAATAATGATGTGGCATCAAAGCAGGAGCTAACTCTAGCAAAAATTAGCTCAACTGCAATGGCGCGGAGGAAGATGTCAGATGTGGAGACGCTGGAAGAAATATTTCGGAGCGATGTTGAGCTGGAAGACTCTTCTGATAGCTGGTGGGATTCggacgaggaggaagaggaagagccGGACACAGCTGACAGACTTGATCTCGGTGATGTGTAAGTTTTCCCCCGCAATTTCacacaaaatatttgatgttttggttctatttatttatttatttctgtgattATATGCTTGTAATAACGGCAGGAAGTAAAACCATGtggttatttgtttatttatgttttactaaaatatgttttattttactagtAAGGATTTCATGTTTACTTTGGTTCATTACTTTGTAATAAACCTCTAATTCttcaaatactttatttttatttatagtcaAGTGGAAGCCGAACCATCAAGCTCAGATGGAGCTGAACCTCCCCCCACCTCTCGTGATTCTTCATCTTCTTTGAGGTAAGATGTCCATTATGCCAAAAAAATTgttacaaaataagaaatgtgtTGTCACAGTGCAACATTGGtgtctttgctttattttataagactatgtgatgcagcttcattttcagtatgtcattttttgtcaaatttagtCTTCAATATATTTCATTCTGTTTCCACAGTGGAGATCGTGCAGGAGAGGCTGATGAAGACTATGTTCCACCAGTTCCTTTGAGGTCTTCAGGGCGTAGAAGAGCTCCAGCcccaaaaagaacaacaaccacacacaaaaaggcAAGGAAACGACAGAAAGTCAGCTCCTCAGCGCACCAACAACAAGGCGAGGATTGTTGGCACACTAAAGAGGAACTTGATACGGAGCCCGGATGTCCATTATTTACTCCAAAGAAAGACCCAGGACCTCAGATTGACTCTACAAAAAGTTGGTCACCCCTGAGCTTGTTCAAGCTTTTCTTTAGTGTCTACACCATTCgggaaataatcaaaaacacaaatgaaaatgcaCAGCGTTTACTTGCAgctggaaaaaaattcaaatggtCACCTTTGACAGTGGGcgatttttacaaatttttagCCATAATTATATTCAGCGGACTGGTACAAGTACCTTCAAAGCCAGATTTCTGGCGAACAAAATGGCCATATAATTTTCCATTTCCACGTAGCTGCATGACCCGTGACAGATTTGAGTCCATCCTTTGGTCCCTTCACCTGTCCAACAtcaaaaaagatgaagaaaatgagcaaaaaaaggGAACTCCTCATTATGATCGGCTATTTAAACTGAAACCACTTTATGACGACATCAGAGTTGCCTGCAAGGCTCATTTTCAACCAATGCGAGAAATATGCATTGATGAACGGATGGTGGCCAGTAAAGCACGAATTGACTTCAAGCAATTTATGAGGGACAAGCCTACCAGGTTTGGGTATAAACTGTTTGTTTTGGCTGATTCCAGGACTGGTTATACTTGGAATTTTTTCATTTACCAGGGGAAGTCTGCCGTTGTTCGGGAAGAAGGTCTCGGCACCACATCAGTAATGGACCTCATGGATTTTGGACTTTTAGGAAAGGGCTACCATTTATATGTGGACAATTTCTACAGTAGTCCTTACCTATTTCAAAAACTGGCTTCAAACAGCACTGCTGCATGTGGCACCATCCGGCAAAATCTTGTGGGATTCCCCAAAACAACACAGAACAGCCTTCCAAGATCTGCACAGAGGGGAGAGATGCGGTGGATCAGAAAAGACGGACTCCTATTTAACAAGTGGAAGGACACCAAGGAGGTGGCGGTCTGCAGCACCTTCCACAAATCTTTCAGTGGAGCAACTGTAAAGAGGAGAGTCAAAGAGGCAGGGCACTGGGTAGTGAAAGATATTCCCGTTCCTGACTCTGTGAAAGACTACAATAAATTTATGGGAGGAGTTGATCTGTCTGATGCCCTGATCCAATActactcagtcagaaacaagaCAATGAAGTGgtataagacttttttttaccattttattgacatttctgttgtaaatagtttcattattttcaaaatgcttgcagaaaaaagagaggaaaaggcCATTTCCCAACGGCAATTCAGAGAGAAACTCATGGAGGAGCTCATACTGGAGTCCAAAGGAGAAACAGCTTGTCCTCAACCAAGCACATCATTTTCGGCTCAACCCGGTGCATTCAAATGCCCTGGGTCAGTTCCCAGATACTTTGGGGGAACAGCAGAGGAAAAGCGAAGGATTTGTGTGTGGTGCAAGCAGAATGGCAGTAAGAGAAAAACACCACTGTACTGTCCCAAATGTAACGTTGCCCTCTGTCTTCAGCCAGACAGAAATTGCTTTGAGGACTACCACAAAAAGTTGTAGTTTGTGGTAGTGTAgttgtgtagttttttttttatttttgaacttttttttttttttttttttggtggtggtggtggattttcaaaattgtttatttgttcttggaaattacttcaaaaagtatttttgactgttttaccttgtttcaataaaagttttctatttGGAGTCAAAGAAAGAGTTTTCAGTTCATCATTATTATACATATTATACTGTGCACAATGGTACATTTTGCATATAAATGGGGTAAATGTCATGACCAATGGTTATATTATATGTAGAAAGTGTCATTAGATGGTAATAAgctatttaattttaacaaaccCCCAGTATTGATGTAAAAAACCCATTTGGCACAGTTTGGTGACATTTTTGGATAAATGTGCCAAAATGGCCTCTCCGCCTAAGAAATTTCTCACTAATAccattctaaaataaatatgattcaTCTGATTGAGTCCAAATTTGGTATACTTTTACacaacatttagatttaaaagtcTGTACTACTTTTTTGTgctataaataatattttggtaGTGTTTTGCaatgtttatttcaaagaaaattttggcgaggttaaaaaaatgcaaaatattttgtccCTAATATTTCAGGCAGGGTCAAAGCTACAATGGTGTTGACACCAGAAAACCATTCTATGACATCTTATCTTTACAGAGGTAAGATGTCAAAAGTTTCTTCTTAAATCTAATAGCTGTGAGGCTATAAGTGATttacttttgtgtgtttttgtcaggcAGAAATTTATTTATACCCCCTGAGGGTGTAAGAGGTTTAATAAAGTCTGTAAATGAAACTGAggaaagtgttttgtttctgtctgaagAATCTTGTGTGCTGTCATTCATCTGGATTTAACTTTAACATGGACCAATCAAAACAAAGgcctggaaaatgttttgattattatttttgaatggAGCTAATTGagaataaatttttaaatatgtgaactTTTTAGATTTCAACCAACTGGGCTATTAAGGTTTTGGCTGATGGCTTGTTATACTTtctaaagatttattttaaatgttgttttttctgggTGAGGAGTGACATTTATTGATCagtgtgcaaaagaaaaatataattctgGTAgaaagactttttcttttcatgactGGTATGATGGTAAATCAGGTCAGACtaagatttgttttgtattcCAAGAATAAAGTAAACATGAAAATAGTCATACCAGCAGAATGAAGACTATGTATTAACAGACACAAGTTATAAAGTTACCAGAAGTTGATTTAATGATGGAGGAAAAGCTAGTTGCATCATTTTATGATAAAACTTCGTCTAACATTGAtgcttttaatcttttttaaaatgactttttcagATGCCCTAATCTTCCGTATACAAAGCTTTACTAGTGTAAAAtctatgttttaaattttatatttaacgTGCTTATTTAGGaatggtattttaaaaaatgcgaTGTTGTGCGTATTGTCCCTCACGGCTTTGCGTACACTGGGCTCGTAGCCGCTAACGCTGCCGGCCGGCTTGTCTTCACCACAAGGGGACAGGGTGAGGCCATGGCGGGGGTTCAGCCTCAGGTCAGTGGttactgttaaaatatcagtaTTTTATTCTGGTCTGACTGCGAACTGTTTGATGTTTTACGTTTAAAAAAACCGGAAATGAGCGCGGATAACTGTTGCCAAGCTAACAGGCTAACTAGCTGTTGACTGCTGGTGTTTTGACGTGGCATTACAGCGATGTTATTACACACGTTTCAACCGCTTTTATGTCATCTACCCGCCGCTAAATGACGTTTGGTTGGGTTGTACCGGCTGTTTCCAGCTGTTTACCTGAGCGGCCGAGTCGCGTTGACCTACATTTAAATGTCCAGAGAGTTCAAACCTCCCAGCTGCTGCTATTTGCGTCTCATTTCAGGACGACCTGCTGAAGATGACCCACCGGGAGAACTGGAGGTGAGTGGTGGCAGCTCCCttcatcatgctgtggggaaagGCATCATCAGCTGtgactccagcttcctcctcctctctgcaggGTGCAGCATGAGCGGCTGCACATTAAGCACCGGGGTCATGAGGCCATGCATGCGGAGATGGTGCTGATCCTCATCGCCACGCTGGTGGTGGCTCAGATCGTCCTGGTGCAGTGGAAGCAGAGGCATCACCGCTCCTACAACGTGAGCACGATCTGATTCCACTCATCCAGACAAATTCAGCTTGTCTCCATGGAAACACAAACATAGCTGGTGGCTTTTCTTACAAACTTTTCCACGTTTTGTCTCctcacagccacaaacttcagtttacTTTGTTACATGATATACAAGCATGAAGTAGTTAATAAATGTGAGGTGCAAGAAAATTGAaacatgcttctttttttttttttttttgcaactaaaaatctgaaaagtgtggcatgcctGTATATTCAGCCCCCGAGTCAATGCTTACTATATTTATATGCTAAGAGTGTAATTTAGTTTAATCTTTGCTAAATAGCTCATGTCTGCTTCCACTGCTGAGGAAAAGCATGAtgtcagcatcatgctgccactaccatgtttcaccatggtgCCCTCAGGGTGAGGAAACTGCCCTGTTCATCAGGAAGAAATCTTTACAGTACTTTTTACAAAACTGTAAAGTTGACCCAGATGGGGCCTGTGACCTCAAGGGTCTGTTCTTATGTAATCTGTAAACTCCTTTCAATAAAACCAAAGGTCAGAAATGAACAACTGGTGGCTTCTCAACAAAatccacttttaaaaaatccaaactttccTTTAAACATCCTAAAAACCAGATTGATGTAAAAACTGTTGGTGGTTTTTAGCTAAAGTTTTGCCAGATTTGGGACTTGGAGTGAAGTTGTGATCTGCTCTGTCGT includes:
- the LOC116732946 gene encoding piggyBac transposable element-derived protein 4-like, whose amino-acid sequence is MMWHQSSCCSENLQNNDVASKQELTLAKISSTAMARRKMSDVETLEEIFRSDVELEDSSDSWWDSDEEEEEEPDTADRLDLGDVQVEAEPSSSDGAEPPPTSRDSSSSLSGDRAGEADEDYVPPVPLRSSGRRRAPAPKRTTTTHKKARKRQKVSSSAHQQQGEDCWHTKEELDTEPGCPLFTPKKDPGPQIDSTKSWSPLSLFKLFFSVYTIREIIKNTNENAQRLLAAGKKFKWSPLTVGDFYKFLAIIIFSGLVQVPSKPDFWRTKWPYNFPFPRSCMTRDRFESILWSLHLSNIKKDEENEQKKGTPHYDRLFKLKPLYDDIRVACKAHFQPMREICIDERMVASKARIDFKQFMRDKPTRFGYKLFVLADSRTGYTWNFFIYQGKSAVVREEGLGTTSVMDLMDFGLLGKGYHLYVDNFYSSPYLFQKLASNSTAACGTIRQNLVGFPKTTQNSLPRSAQRGEMRWIRKDGLLFNKWKDTKEVAVCSTFHKSFSGATVKRRVKEAGHWVVKDIPVPDSVKDYNKFMGGVDLSDALIQYYSVRNKTMK